A genomic stretch from Arachis stenosperma cultivar V10309 chromosome 3, arast.V10309.gnm1.PFL2, whole genome shotgun sequence includes:
- the LOC130969066 gene encoding uncharacterized protein LOC130969066, with protein MAKLKIGGTWAGVLEDVDLDSWTVPKLREEVARRSNCSPDSISLICAGKILKDDDATGGHGGNGNLAQVGVKNNSKILASRVSPQEGNLLRQEIMAEEERSRRLSRLRAAATALAERHADGSLPVEDFNIEVEDQSGKKVRLGSETDQRAVMMGLMLHAKGKRLIKQGNYKDALEVLSMGEESFSLCDPKVIELIDNVPILQIDMVWCYFMIRDIRWLSDAGKRLEMARVGIERAHGKDSFRLRLLQGGRYPELALHLRLDLLEGVVTYHSGQLDKSRKALDSAKAKFNQLQVPDEALSFLMSMGYKERDAKRALRMNNQDVGSAIDFLAEETTKKLQKQEEDIRRRTEIREQKRYGMTPLKKAVDLERLKELVSIGFDKELAAEALRRNENDTQKALDDLTNPETNSALQVHIESRKRKRQKQATETQIEKVVHMGFERSRVVAAFEVGGTLEEVIQRLTALPEADHTAEAIQTAAPDGSASSSAPLPHNVSEMLEQINDVEDPSDLSKAEERDVEMEDELSAVIVKTDALADYDIEVNIEGEAITEYLALIEAAGSSGKMALSR; from the exons ATGGCAAAACTGAAGATCGGAGGGACGTGGGCGGGGGTTCTGGAAGACGTGGACTTGGACAGTTGGACCGTACCAAAGCTGCGGGAAGAGGTGGCCAGGCGCTCCAACTGCTCCCCTGACTCCATCAGTCTCATATGCGCCGGCAAAATCCTAAAGGACGATGACGCCACCGGCGGACACGGAGGAAATGGAAACTTGGCTCAGGTGGGCGTTAAGAACAATTCCAAGATCCTCGCCTCTCGTGTCTCACCTCAGGAAGGCAATTTGCTCAGGCAGGAGATCATGGCCGAAGAAGAACGCTCTCGCAGGCTTTCCCGGCTCAG GGCAGCTGCAACTGCATTAGCGGAAAGACATGCAGATGGTTCACTACCTGTTGAAGATTTCAACATAGAAGTTGAGGATCAAAGTGGCAAGAAAGTACGTCTAGGTTCTGAGACTGATCAAAG GGCAGTAATGATGGGATTGATGCTTCATGCAAAGGGAAAACGTCTTATTAAACAGGGAAATTACAAAGATGCACTAGAAGTGCTTAGCATGGGAGAG GAGTCATTCTCACTTTGTGATCCAAAAGTTATTGAG CTTATTGACAATGTTCCAATTCTGCAAATAGACATGGTGTGGTGCTACTTTATGATACGAGACATCAGATGGCTCTCAGATGCAGGAAAGCGTCTTGAAATGGCTAGGGTGGGAATTGAACGTGCTCATGGGAAGGATTCTTTCCGCCTCAGACTATTACAAGGAGGGCGCTATCCAGAATTAGCATT ACATTTGAGACTGGACCTGCTTGAAGGGGTGGTCACATATCATAGTGGCCAGTTGGACAAATCAAGAAAAGCATTAGATTCTGCAAAAGCAAAATTTAACCAG CTGCAAGTCCCAGATGAAGCCTTATCATTTCTTATGAGCATGGGCTATAAAGAACGTGATGCAAAGAGAGCATTGCGAATGAACAATCAAGATGTGGGAAGTGCCATTGATTTCCTTGCTGAGGAGACAACGAAGAAATTGCAGAAACAGGAGGAAGATATCCGGAGAAGAACTGAAATTAG GGAGCAAAAGCGGTATGGGATGACACCGTTGAAGAAAGCTGTTGATCTAGAGAGATTGAAGGAATTGGTCTCTATTGG GTTTGACAAGGAGCTCGCTGCTGAAGCCCTTCGAAGAAATGAAAATGACACTCAGAAGGCATTGGATGATTTGACAAATCCAGAAACTAATTCCGCTTTGCAg GTTCATATTGAGTCGAGGAAAAGGAAGAGACAGAAACAAGCAACGGAAACTCAAATTGAAAAAGTTGTACACATGGGTTTTGAAAGATCAAGAG TGGTTGCTGCCTTCGAGGTCGGTGGCACTTTAGAAGAAGTAATCCAAAGACTGACGGCACTGCCTGAGGCTGACCATACGGCTGAAGCAATTCAAACTGCTGCTCCTGATGGCAGTGCAAGTTCATCTGCGCCTTTACCACATAACGTTTCTGAAATGCTAGAGCAAATTAATGATGTGGAAGATCCGTCGGATCTCAGCAAAGCAGAAGAGCGAGATGTGGAGATGGAAGACGAGCTATCTGCAGTTATAGTGAAGACTGATGCACTGGCTGACTATGACATTGAAGTGAACATAGAAGGGGAAGCCATAACCGAGTACTTGGCTCTGATAGAGGCTGCAGGCAGCTCTGGGAAAATGGCTCTTTCCCGGTaa